The Coregonus clupeaformis isolate EN_2021a chromosome 13, ASM2061545v1, whole genome shotgun sequence genome includes a region encoding these proteins:
- the LOC123492218 gene encoding putative nuclease HARBI1 — MDIAGFPGVVGVIDGTHVRIIAPSEDEAVFVNRKNFHSINVQIVFNAAWKILDIVAKWPGSTHDARMLSESGIRQLFERRYVPANCHLLGDSGYPCKPWLLTPYLQPRQGPQLNYNRAHKTTRAVVERGIGQLKRRFHVLHGEVRLRPEKVSKLIIACAILHNICKVRQIAEPLEDGDEDEEDIHIPQGNLAQSGLPYRANFTNLHFRDADGAGAADGNGV; from the exons ATGGACATTGCAGGATTCCCTGGCGTTGTGGGTGTAATTGATGGAACACATGTGAGAATAATTGCGCCATCAGAGGACGAGGCTGTCTTTGTTAACAGGAAGAATTTCCACAGCATCAATGTGCAAATAGTGTTCAATGCGGCCTGGAAGATTTTGGACATTGTGGCTAAATGGCCAGGCTCCACACATGATGCGAGAATGCTCTCCGAGAGTGGCATCAGACAGCTTTTTGAGAGACGCTATGTGCCAGCTAATTGCCACTTGTTAGGGGACAGTGGCTACCCATGCAAACCATGGCTCCTTACACCTTACCTCCAGCCACGCCAAGGGCCCCAACTAAACTATAACAG GGCCCACAAGACAACAAGAGCGGTGGTGGAGCGTGGCATAGGCCAGCTTAAGAGGCGCTTTCATGTTCTCCACGGAGAGGTGCGGCTGAGGCCTGAAAAAGTCAGCAAACTCATCATAGCCTGTGCAATATTACACAATATTTGCAAGGTTAGACAGATTGCAGAACCTCTGGAGGATGGCGATGAGGATGAAGAAGATATTCACATTCCACAGGGGAACCTAGCCCAGAGTGGACTGCCTTACAGGGCAAACTTCACAAATTTACATTTCAG GGATGCTGACGGAGCAGGTGCTGCGGATGGGAATGGTGTTTGA